Proteins from a genomic interval of Ndongobacter massiliensis:
- a CDS encoding pyruvate, water dikinase regulatory protein yields the protein MEVLKVLVVSDSTGETGEMAAKAWLSQFEDLEFDLSSRSDTTDRACVDGIFREDLSHAVIIHSVVMPDVALYLQKKCVEAGVPFIDLFDIPLRILEDVTGKPARRLPGLTRELDPEYFNKISCIEFAVKYDDGKDKRGLLKADIVLIGVSRTSKTPLSMLLANKGYNVCNLPLVPEIAVPAELYRVDPKRVIGLIISPEKLGDIRTERMKDLGLEGGIYSDDERIGRELAYAQGIFDKVGCAVIDVSAWTIEQSATRIVEEMRKNFGTSVRRHCAI from the coding sequence CCACCGGGGAAACCGGAGAAATGGCGGCCAAGGCGTGGCTCAGTCAATTTGAAGATCTGGAGTTTGACCTGTCGTCGCGTTCCGATACCACGGATCGGGCGTGCGTGGACGGAATCTTTCGAGAGGATTTGTCCCATGCCGTGATCATCCACTCTGTGGTGATGCCGGATGTTGCGCTGTATTTGCAGAAAAAATGTGTCGAGGCGGGCGTTCCTTTCATCGATTTATTTGATATTCCGCTGCGCATTTTGGAAGATGTAACGGGTAAACCCGCGCGCCGGCTTCCGGGCTTGACGCGCGAATTGGATCCCGAGTATTTCAACAAGATCTCCTGTATCGAATTTGCCGTAAAATACGACGATGGCAAGGATAAGCGCGGGCTGTTGAAAGCGGACATCGTCTTAATCGGCGTATCGCGCACGTCCAAGACACCGCTTTCCATGCTCTTAGCCAATAAAGGCTACAATGTATGCAACTTACCCCTGGTGCCCGAGATTGCTGTGCCTGCGGAGCTGTATCGCGTCGACCCCAAGCGGGTGATCGGTTTGATTATTTCACCGGAGAAACTGGGCGATATCCGCACGGAGCGCATGAAGGATTTGGGGCTGGAGGGGGGCATCTATTCGGACGACGAGCGGATTGGGCGCGAACTCGCCTACGCACAAGGCATTTTTGATAAGGTTGGCTGTGCAGTCATTGATGTGAGCGCCTGGACGATTGAACAATCCGCTACGCGCATTGTGGAAGAAATGCGCAAAAACTTCGGCACCTCCGTTCGCCGCCACTGCGCGATTTAA